From Mannheimia pernigra, one genomic window encodes:
- a CDS encoding YfhL family 4Fe-4S dicluster ferredoxin: MALLITHKCTNCDMCLPECPNDAISVGNDIYVIDPILCTECVGHYDKPTCQKVCPITNCIVKDPDNQETEEQLWERFVMIHHPDKI; encoded by the coding sequence ATGGCTTTACTGATTACCCACAAATGTACCAACTGCGATATGTGCTTGCCCGAATGCCCGAATGATGCCATTTCGGTAGGCAATGATATCTATGTGATCGACCCCATACTTTGTACAGAGTGCGTTGGGCATTACGATAAGCCAACCTGCCAAAAAGTTTGCCCAATTACAAATTGTATTGTGAAAGATCCCGACAATCAGGAAACTGAAGAACAGCTTTGGGAACGATTTGTAATGATTCATCACCCAGACAAAATATAA
- the rbsD gene encoding D-ribose pyranase, whose translation MKKTINLNAPLSHSIATLGHTDSLTICDAGLPIPNGVERIDLALTAGVPSFLQTFDVVVSELFVERVLIAEEIKQKNPQILDALLARLNQLEQAQNNQIQIDYVDHEMFKEQTHYSKAVVRTGECSPYANIILYSGVPF comes from the coding sequence ATGAAAAAAACGATAAATCTTAATGCACCGCTTTCACATAGCATTGCTACACTTGGGCATACTGATAGTTTAACTATTTGTGATGCAGGCTTACCTATTCCAAATGGTGTGGAGAGAATAGATCTCGCTTTAACCGCAGGTGTACCGAGTTTTTTACAGACTTTTGATGTGGTAGTTAGCGAACTTTTCGTCGAGAGAGTGCTGATTGCGGAAGAAATTAAGCAGAAAAATCCACAAATTTTAGACGCTTTATTAGCTCGTTTAAACCAATTGGAGCAAGCTCAAAACAATCAAATTCAAATTGATTATGTAGATCACGAGATGTTCAAAGAACAGACACACTATAGTAAAGCCGTTGTGCGTACAGGGGAATGTTCACCTTATGCCAACATCATTTTATATTCGGGCGTACCGTTTTAA
- the rbsA gene encoding ribose ABC transporter ATP-binding protein RbsA, with protein METLLKMSGIDKSFPGVKALSNACLSVYAGRVMALMGENGAGKSTLMKVLTGIYSKDAGTLHYLGNEVAFKGPKNSQEAGISIIHQELNLVGNLTIAENIFLGREFRHAWGAIDWKKMYAEADKLLARLGVKHSGHQLCSELSIGEQQMVEIAKALSFESQVIIMDEPTDALTDTETEALFKVIRELKAENRGIVYISHRLKEIFEICDDVTVLRDGQFIGEERVVDLDEDKLIEMMVGRRLEEQYPHLEQPRGELLLNVKNLTGGGVNEVSFQLHKGEIVGISGLMGAGRTELMKVLYGALSKTAGTIELNCKAISNSCPQDGLNNGIVYISEDRKGDGLILGMSVKENMSLTSLDHFSKGASIRQDAEKRAVDDFIEMFNIKTPSQDQQIGLLSGGNQQKVAIAKGLMTRPNVLILDEPTRGVDVGAKKEIYQLINEFKKDGLSILMVSSDMPEVLGMSDRILVMREGRISAEFTREEASQEKLLAAAIGKNIALN; from the coding sequence ATGGAAACCTTGTTAAAAATGAGCGGGATTGATAAATCTTTCCCTGGGGTGAAAGCGTTAAGCAATGCTTGTTTGTCGGTGTATGCTGGCAGAGTGATGGCATTGATGGGTGAAAACGGAGCGGGTAAATCCACGTTAATGAAAGTCTTAACGGGTATTTATAGCAAAGATGCAGGCACACTTCATTATTTAGGCAATGAGGTTGCTTTTAAAGGCCCTAAAAATTCGCAGGAAGCAGGCATTAGCATTATTCATCAAGAACTGAATTTAGTGGGCAATTTAACTATTGCAGAAAATATTTTCCTCGGGCGTGAATTTAGGCACGCGTGGGGAGCAATTGACTGGAAGAAAATGTACGCAGAAGCGGACAAATTACTTGCTCGACTTGGCGTGAAACATAGTGGCCATCAGCTTTGCTCGGAATTATCGATTGGTGAGCAGCAAATGGTTGAAATTGCTAAAGCCCTTAGTTTTGAATCTCAAGTGATTATTATGGATGAGCCGACCGATGCTTTAACTGACACCGAAACCGAAGCGTTATTTAAAGTCATTCGTGAGCTTAAAGCGGAAAATCGTGGAATTGTTTATATTTCTCACCGCTTGAAAGAGATTTTTGAGATTTGTGATGATGTAACGGTACTTCGTGATGGGCAATTTATCGGCGAGGAGAGAGTTGTTGATCTTGATGAAGATAAATTAATTGAAATGATGGTTGGACGTCGTTTAGAAGAACAATATCCTCATTTGGAGCAACCTCGTGGTGAGTTATTACTCAATGTGAAAAATTTAACGGGCGGTGGCGTGAACGAGGTGTCGTTCCAACTACATAAAGGTGAAATTGTGGGTATTTCTGGCTTAATGGGAGCAGGGCGTACTGAGTTAATGAAGGTGCTTTATGGTGCGTTATCTAAAACCGCTGGCACGATTGAGTTAAACTGCAAGGCAATTTCAAATAGCTGTCCGCAAGATGGACTGAATAACGGCATTGTGTATATTTCTGAAGATCGCAAAGGCGATGGGCTGATTTTGGGAATGTCGGTGAAAGAAAATATGTCTTTAACCTCTTTAGATCATTTTTCAAAAGGGGCTTCTATCCGACAGGATGCAGAAAAACGGGCAGTGGATGATTTTATCGAGATGTTTAATATCAAAACGCCAAGCCAAGATCAACAAATTGGGTTGCTATCTGGCGGTAATCAGCAAAAAGTTGCAATAGCCAAAGGTTTGATGACTCGCCCAAATGTATTGATTTTAGATGAGCCTACTCGAGGTGTTGATGTTGGTGCGAAAAAAGAGATTTACCAATTAATCAATGAGTTTAAAAAAGATGGATTAAGTATTTTGATGGTCTCGTCTGATATGCCTGAAGTGCTTGGTATGAGCGATCGCATATTAGTGATGCGTGAAGGTAGGATTAGTGCAGAATTTACTCGTGAAGAAGCAAGCCAAGAAAAATTATTGGCAGCAGCTATCGGCAAAAATATAGCGTTAAATTAA
- the rbsC gene encoding ribose ABC transporter permease yields MTTQTNKFQLSRFLIEQRSFVALFILIIIVSMINPDFFSVDNILNILRQTSVNAIIAVGMTFVILIAGIDLSVGSVLALTGAVAASLVGSEMPIFLVIPLVLLLGTAFGGMSGVIVAKGKVQAFIATLVTMTLLRGLTMVYTDGRPISTGFSDQADAFSFIGTGYLFGIPFPIWIMAVVFTVAWYILKHTPIGRYIYALGGNESATRLSGINVNKIKIFVFAVSGFLSALAGLIITSRLSSAQPTAGVSYELDAIAAVVVGGTSLMGGKGRVMGTLVGALIIGFLNNALNLLDISSYYQMIAKALVILAAVLADNYLGTKKV; encoded by the coding sequence ATGACAACTCAAACAAATAAATTTCAATTAAGTAGATTTTTAATAGAGCAACGTTCTTTTGTCGCGTTATTTATTTTAATCATCATTGTTTCAATGATTAACCCTGATTTCTTCAGCGTGGACAATATTTTAAATATTCTACGTCAAACTTCTGTGAATGCGATTATTGCGGTGGGAATGACGTTTGTCATCTTAATTGCAGGGATTGATTTATCAGTAGGTTCGGTTTTGGCATTAACAGGTGCAGTGGCAGCCTCATTAGTGGGGTCGGAAATGCCGATTTTCCTTGTCATTCCATTAGTTTTATTACTAGGAACAGCCTTTGGCGGTATGAGTGGCGTGATTGTGGCAAAAGGCAAAGTGCAAGCCTTTATTGCTACCTTAGTGACAATGACGTTATTACGTGGTTTAACAATGGTTTATACAGACGGACGACCAATCAGCACCGGTTTTTCTGACCAAGCAGACGCGTTTTCTTTCATTGGCACAGGGTATTTATTTGGCATTCCTTTTCCTATTTGGATTATGGCAGTTGTATTTACTGTGGCTTGGTATATTTTAAAACACACACCGATAGGTCGTTATATTTACGCTTTAGGTGGTAATGAATCTGCTACCCGACTTTCTGGCATTAACGTGAATAAAATCAAGATTTTCGTATTTGCTGTAAGTGGTTTCTTATCTGCACTAGCAGGCTTAATTATCACTTCGCGTCTTTCTTCTGCTCAGCCAACTGCAGGTGTCTCTTATGAGCTTGATGCTATTGCTGCGGTTGTTGTAGGTGGAACCAGCCTAATGGGTGGTAAGGGACGTGTAATGGGAACATTAGTTGGGGCATTGATTATCGGTTTCTTAAATAATGCACTCAATTTATTGGATATTTCTTCGTATTATCAGATGATTGCTAAAGCATTGGTTATTTTAGCAGCAGTATTAGCTGATAATTATTTAGGCACTAAAAAAGTATAA
- the rbsB gene encoding ribose ABC transporter substrate-binding protein RbsB → MKKLTTLASAIMLSFSVAATASAKETIALAVSTLDNPFFVSLKDGAQKKADELGYTLVVLDSQNDPAKELSNVEDLTVRGAKVLLINPTDSEAVGNAVRIANRNNIPVITLDRGAAKGDVVSHIASDNVAGGKMAGDFIAQKLGAGAKVIQLEGIAGTSAARERGEGFKQAIDAHKFNVLASQPADFDRTKGLNVTENLLSSKGDVQAIFAQNDEMALGALRAVSAAKKDVLIVGFDGTDDGVKAVESGKLAATIAQQPELIGALGVETANKVIKGEKVEAKIPVDLKVIAK, encoded by the coding sequence ATGAAAAAATTAACAACGCTCGCTTCAGCTATTATGTTGAGTTTCTCTGTAGCGGCAACTGCTTCAGCGAAAGAGACAATCGCATTAGCGGTATCAACTTTAGATAATCCATTTTTCGTGAGCCTTAAAGATGGGGCTCAAAAGAAAGCGGATGAATTAGGCTACACATTAGTGGTGCTGGATTCTCAAAATGACCCAGCAAAAGAGCTTTCTAACGTGGAAGATTTAACCGTGCGTGGGGCTAAAGTGTTATTGATTAACCCAACAGATTCAGAAGCGGTTGGAAATGCAGTGAGAATTGCAAATCGTAATAACATCCCTGTAATTACATTAGATCGTGGTGCAGCCAAAGGAGATGTAGTCAGCCACATCGCATCAGATAACGTAGCAGGTGGTAAAATGGCAGGTGATTTTATCGCACAAAAATTGGGTGCAGGCGCAAAAGTTATCCAATTAGAAGGAATTGCGGGTACATCAGCTGCACGTGAGCGTGGAGAGGGCTTTAAACAAGCGATTGATGCGCATAAATTCAATGTATTAGCATCTCAACCCGCTGATTTTGATCGTACAAAAGGCTTGAATGTAACGGAAAATTTATTATCAAGCAAAGGCGATGTACAAGCGATTTTCGCACAAAATGATGAAATGGCATTAGGTGCATTACGTGCAGTGAGTGCAGCTAAGAAAGATGTGTTAATCGTTGGTTTTGATGGTACAGATGATGGTGTGAAAGCAGTAGAAAGTGGTAAATTAGCCGCCACTATTGCTCAACAACCAGAATTAATTGGTGCATTAGGTGTGGAAACTGCCAATAAAGTGATTAAAGGCGAAAAAGTGGAAGCAAAAATTCCTGTTGATTTAAAAGTTATTGCAAAATAA
- the rbsK gene encoding ribokinase encodes MKKLTVLGSINADHVISVPYFAKPGETLTGHSYHIAYGGKGANQAVAAARLGAKVSFIGCIGDDDIGKAMKTEFEKDGINTRPIKSIANEMTGIAMIQVAESGENSIVISAGANGYLDEAVVAEFESEIAQADYLLMQLETPLLAIIQAAKIAKNSNTQVVLNPAPARELPDELLSLLDMITPNETEAEILTGIKVVDEASAKQAAQIFHQKGIQKVLITLGSKGVFVSENGQGEIVAGFRVNAVDTTAAGDTFNGGLVTAMLEDKPLDEAIRFAHAAAAISVTRKGAQSSIPTRQETLDFLSQQH; translated from the coding sequence ATGAAAAAACTCACCGTTCTCGGTAGCATTAACGCTGATCACGTGATTTCCGTTCCCTACTTTGCTAAACCAGGGGAAACGCTCACGGGGCATAGTTACCACATTGCTTACGGCGGTAAAGGGGCGAATCAAGCAGTGGCGGCAGCTCGGCTTGGGGCAAAAGTGTCTTTTATTGGCTGTATTGGCGATGATGACATCGGTAAAGCAATGAAAACTGAGTTCGAGAAAGACGGTATTAATACTCGCCCGATCAAATCGATAGCAAATGAAATGACAGGTATTGCGATGATTCAAGTTGCGGAATCTGGTGAAAATAGCATTGTGATTTCAGCTGGAGCGAACGGTTATTTAGACGAAGCGGTTGTGGCTGAATTTGAATCGGAAATTGCACAAGCTGATTATTTATTAATGCAGTTAGAAACGCCTTTATTAGCTATTATTCAAGCTGCAAAAATCGCTAAAAACAGCAACACGCAAGTTGTGCTTAATCCTGCACCAGCCAGAGAATTACCTGATGAATTATTAAGCCTTTTAGATATGATTACCCCAAATGAAACAGAGGCGGAAATTTTAACGGGTATAAAAGTCGTTGATGAAGCAAGTGCGAAACAAGCTGCTCAAATATTTCATCAAAAAGGCATTCAAAAAGTGCTGATTACACTGGGTTCAAAAGGCGTGTTCGTTAGCGAAAATGGGCAAGGGGAAATCGTTGCGGGTTTTCGTGTAAATGCAGTAGATACTACCGCCGCAGGCGATACGTTTAACGGTGGATTGGTTACCGCAATGTTGGAAGATAAGCCACTTGATGAGGCGATTCGTTTTGCACACGCAGCAGCAGCTATCAGTGTCACGCGAAAAGGTGCTCAGTCATCGATTCCAACTCGCCAAGAAACCTTAGATTTTCTCAGCCAGCAACACTAA
- a CDS encoding substrate-binding domain-containing protein encodes MATMKDIARLAKVSTSTVSHVINNSRFVSEEIREKVQTIVKELNYMPSALARSLKVNQTKTIGMLVTTTSNPFFAEVMAGVERYCQQHHYNLIIATTNGDAERLQHHIQTLIQRKVDGLLLMCGDARSNNSERLNIPLPLVVVDWWFTELNADKIFENSISGGYLATKTLIEAGHEKIGIITGNIKKSLAQNRLEGYKKALMEADIPLNPNWIIGGHFDFASGIEAMNQLLDQAEKPTAVFACSDTIAVGAYQAIWQHGLSVPQDISIIGYDDIELAKYLSPPLSTISQPKAELGQLAVETLLKRIGSPSSDFQTIMLEPKLVLRDSILTINKNTA; translated from the coding sequence ATGGCAACAATGAAAGATATTGCTCGGCTAGCGAAAGTTTCAACTTCGACGGTTTCTCACGTAATTAACAACAGCCGCTTTGTGAGTGAGGAAATTCGAGAAAAAGTTCAAACGATAGTAAAAGAGCTAAATTATATGCCCTCTGCATTGGCTCGTAGCTTAAAAGTTAATCAGACCAAAACGATAGGTATGTTAGTCACCACAACTAGCAACCCTTTCTTTGCGGAGGTGATGGCTGGCGTTGAGCGTTATTGCCAGCAACATCACTATAATTTGATTATTGCTACTACTAATGGAGATGCTGAGCGTTTACAGCACCATATACAAACGCTAATTCAACGCAAAGTAGATGGCTTATTGCTAATGTGTGGTGATGCGAGATCAAATAATAGCGAACGGCTAAATATCCCGCTGCCACTTGTGGTGGTGGACTGGTGGTTTACTGAACTAAATGCCGATAAAATCTTTGAAAATTCTATATCTGGTGGCTATCTTGCAACAAAAACCTTGATTGAGGCTGGGCATGAAAAAATTGGCATTATCACGGGTAATATCAAAAAATCCCTCGCCCAAAACCGTTTAGAGGGCTACAAAAAAGCCTTAATGGAAGCGGATATTCCGCTGAATCCAAATTGGATTATTGGGGGGCATTTTGATTTTGCCAGTGGCATTGAGGCAATGAATCAATTACTTGATCAAGCAGAAAAACCGACCGCAGTTTTCGCTTGTAGTGATACGATTGCTGTGGGAGCTTACCAAGCTATTTGGCAGCACGGTTTAAGCGTACCGCAAGATATTTCAATTATCGGCTACGATGATATTGAGCTGGCGAAATACCTTTCTCCACCATTGAGTACGATTAGTCAGCCTAAGGCGGAATTAGGGCAACTTGCGGTTGAAACGTTGTTAAAGCGGATCGGCTCACCATCTAGCGATTTTCAAACCATTATGTTAGAGCCTAAATTGGTGTTAAGAGACTCAATTCTTACTATAAATAAAAATACTGCATAA
- the narL gene encoding two-component system response regulator NarL translates to MTTPTNILLIDDHPLMRQGMRQLLELDDQFTVIGEASNGTDGIELALQLEPDVIILDLNMKGMSGLDTLRSLRAQGVDARIIVLTVSDEQSDIFALMDAGVDGYLLKDTDTPELLDNIRRATAGEVVLSETVRQHLLNRQPENDPLSCLTDRELDVLQWIATGMSNKQIAAQLFISEETVKVHIRNLLRKLNVHSRVAATVLYLEQQKG, encoded by the coding sequence ATGACAACTCCAACGAATATTTTATTAATTGACGACCATCCACTTATGCGTCAAGGTATGCGTCAATTATTAGAACTAGACGATCAGTTTACAGTAATAGGCGAAGCCAGCAACGGCACAGATGGCATTGAACTGGCATTACAGCTTGAGCCAGATGTGATTATCTTAGATTTAAATATGAAAGGAATGTCTGGATTAGACACCTTACGCTCATTAAGAGCACAAGGCGTAGATGCTCGTATTATCGTGCTAACAGTTTCTGACGAGCAATCAGACATATTTGCGTTAATGGACGCTGGTGTTGATGGCTACTTATTAAAAGATACCGATACGCCAGAATTGCTAGATAATATCCGCAGAGCTACCGCAGGCGAAGTGGTATTAAGCGAAACTGTTCGTCAGCATTTATTAAACCGCCAACCAGAAAATGATCCTCTTAGTTGCTTAACCGACCGTGAACTTGATGTTTTACAATGGATAGCAACAGGTATGTCAAACAAACAAATTGCAGCCCAACTCTTTATTTCGGAAGAAACAGTAAAAGTACATATTCGCAACTTATTACGTAAACTGAATGTTCACTCTCGTGTAGCGGCAACCGTTCTCTATTTAGAGCAACAGAAAGGCTAA
- the rlmKL gene encoding bifunctional 23S rRNA (guanine(2069)-N(7))-methyltransferase RlmK/23S rRNA (guanine(2445)-N(2))-methyltransferase RlmL, which produces MTNQTTYFATAARGFEEMLKTELEQICNAECKVAQGGVHFTTSLKGAYQALLHSRLASRILLPLINTKIFSDSDLYASIVSFSWADLFDPRDTFYIDFNGTNREIRNTQFGAMRVKDGIVDYFERKGFARPTVDKVHPDVRIHVYLDRENVVISLDLSGDALHIRGYREETGKAPLRETLAAAIVLRSGWKKDTPLVDPMCGSGTLLIEAAQMAGNIAPQLHRKHWGFNAWKGHNLALWREVLDEAFLQKNDEIQPLFYGFDLDHRVLVKAKQNAKNAGVDHLIHWQKGDVAALKNPIPDQIGTVICNPPYGERLGTTPALIALYSVFGQRLKQQFGGWNASIFSGEPELLNCLRLRSARQFKAKNGPLDCIQKNYLISENTHKRSDFDENMQSEQNVQVAPDFANRLTKNIKKIEKWAKQQGIDAYRLYDADLPEYNLAVDRYGDHIVVQEYQAPKNIDEQKARQRLLDAVSATLYVTGVETNKLVLKVRQKQKGTNQYEKLANKGDYFYVNEYGAKLWVNLTDYLDTGLFLDHRFTRKMVGEMAKGKTFLNLFAYTGSVTVHAALNGAISTTTVDMSKTYLNWAEQNLELNNLSLRHNHLYQADCLQWLAQCRERFELIFVDPPTFSNSKRMENSWDVQRDHINLMTQLKRILTADGTIVFSNNKRGFKMDFDGLAELGLTAENISYKTLPLDFERNPQIHNCWIVKHL; this is translated from the coding sequence ATGACAAATCAAACAACTTATTTTGCGACCGCTGCACGAGGTTTTGAAGAAATGCTCAAAACCGAGCTAGAGCAAATTTGCAATGCGGAATGCAAAGTAGCTCAAGGCGGGGTGCATTTTACCACCAGTCTAAAAGGGGCTTATCAGGCATTGCTACATAGCCGCCTTGCCTCTCGTATTTTATTGCCGTTAATCAATACGAAAATTTTTAGCGATAGTGATTTATATGCCTCCATCGTTTCATTTAGTTGGGCAGATCTATTCGACCCTCGTGATACTTTTTATATTGACTTTAATGGCACGAATCGAGAAATCCGCAATACCCAATTTGGTGCAATGCGTGTAAAAGATGGTATTGTGGATTATTTTGAGCGTAAGGGTTTTGCTCGCCCAACGGTGGATAAAGTTCACCCCGATGTACGGATTCACGTTTATTTGGATCGTGAGAATGTGGTGATCTCACTGGATCTCAGTGGCGATGCTTTACATATTCGTGGCTACCGTGAAGAGACGGGTAAAGCCCCCTTGCGTGAAACTTTGGCTGCTGCGATTGTGCTACGTTCGGGCTGGAAAAAAGATACGCCGTTAGTTGATCCAATGTGTGGTTCTGGCACGTTATTAATTGAAGCGGCACAAATGGCGGGGAATATTGCACCGCAACTTCACCGTAAACATTGGGGCTTTAACGCGTGGAAAGGGCATAATTTAGCACTATGGCGTGAGGTTTTAGATGAGGCATTTTTGCAAAAAAATGATGAAATTCAACCGCTATTCTATGGTTTTGATTTAGATCACCGTGTTCTTGTCAAAGCTAAACAAAACGCTAAAAATGCAGGGGTGGATCATTTAATTCACTGGCAAAAAGGTGATGTAGCGGCATTGAAAAATCCAATTCCAGATCAAATTGGCACCGTGATTTGTAACCCACCGTACGGCGAACGTTTAGGCACAACCCCTGCGTTAATTGCCCTCTATTCGGTATTCGGGCAGCGTTTAAAACAGCAATTCGGCGGTTGGAATGCTTCGATTTTTAGTGGTGAGCCAGAGTTACTTAACTGCTTGCGTTTGCGTTCTGCGCGTCAATTTAAAGCGAAAAACGGACCTTTGGATTGCATTCAGAAAAATTATCTGATCAGTGAAAACACTCACAAGCGGTCAGATTTTGATGAAAATATGCAATCTGAACAAAATGTGCAAGTTGCACCAGATTTTGCAAATCGCCTTACCAAAAACATCAAAAAAATCGAAAAATGGGCAAAGCAGCAGGGTATTGATGCCTACCGTTTGTATGACGCAGATTTACCTGAATATAATTTAGCAGTAGATAGATATGGCGATCACATTGTGGTACAAGAGTATCAAGCCCCGAAAAATATTGATGAGCAAAAGGCACGCCAACGCTTGCTTGATGCGGTTTCAGCAACGCTTTATGTAACCGGTGTGGAAACAAACAAATTGGTACTGAAAGTTCGCCAAAAACAAAAAGGCACAAACCAGTATGAAAAATTAGCGAACAAAGGCGACTATTTCTATGTAAATGAGTATGGTGCGAAACTGTGGGTGAACTTAACCGATTATTTGGATACAGGCTTGTTCCTCGATCATCGATTCACTCGCAAAATGGTCGGCGAAATGGCAAAAGGAAAAACTTTCCTCAATCTATTTGCCTACACTGGCTCGGTAACGGTTCACGCAGCATTAAATGGAGCAATATCTACCACCACGGTAGATATGTCGAAAACCTATTTGAATTGGGCAGAACAGAATTTAGAGCTGAATAACCTGTCGCTTCGCCATAATCATTTATATCAAGCGGATTGTTTGCAATGGCTTGCACAATGTCGTGAGCGATTTGAGCTGATTTTCGTGGATCCGCCCACTTTTTCTAACTCAAAACGAATGGAAAACAGTTGGGACGTACAACGAGATCACATCAATCTGATGACGCAGCTCAAACGCATTTTAACCGCAGATGGTACTATCGTGTTCTCGAACAACAAACGTGGTTTCAAAATGGATTTTGACGGCTTGGCGGAATTAGGTTTAACGGCAGAAAACATTTCTTATAAAACCTTACCGCTCGATTTTGAACGCAATCCGCAGATTCATAATTGTTGGATTGTGAAGCATTTATAA
- the trmL gene encoding tRNA (uridine(34)/cytosine(34)/5-carboxymethylaminomethyluridine(34)-2'-O)-methyltransferase TrmL — MLDIVLYEPEIPQNSGNIIRLCANCGFRLHMIEPFGFGWDDKKLRRSGLDYHEFVDIQKYKNFEDFLARAKPKRLFALTTRGEQNHSDVKYELGDFLMFGPESRGIPKPLLAEMPMSQKIRIPMCKDSRSMNLSNSVAVVVYEAWRQFGYQNAVAAQSI, encoded by the coding sequence ATGTTAGACATTGTTTTATACGAACCTGAAATCCCACAAAACAGCGGGAATATTATTCGCCTTTGTGCAAATTGTGGCTTTCGTTTACATATGATTGAGCCGTTCGGATTTGGCTGGGATGATAAAAAATTACGCCGTTCGGGCTTGGATTATCACGAATTTGTTGATATTCAAAAATATAAAAATTTTGAAGACTTTTTAGCACGGGCTAAGCCAAAACGCCTATTTGCACTCACTACGCGTGGAGAGCAAAACCACAGCGATGTGAAATATGAATTGGGTGATTTCTTAATGTTCGGGCCAGAAAGCCGAGGCATTCCAAAACCGTTGCTAGCAGAAATGCCGATGTCACAAAAAATCCGCATTCCAATGTGTAAAGACAGTCGCAGTATGAATTTATCGAACTCAGTTGCGGTAGTGGTTTATGAGGCGTGGCGACAATTTGGTTATCAGAATGCGGTGGCGGCACAGTCAATTTAA
- the nagB gene encoding glucosamine-6-phosphate deaminase — protein sequence MRLIPLETDRDVSVWAARYIVDRINAFKPTKEKPFVLGLPTGGTPEKTYKELIKLYQAGEVSFKNVVTFNMDEYVGLPKEHPESYHSFMFKHFFDHVDIPLENINILNGMAEDVNAECERYEEKIRSYGKIHLFMGGVGVDGHIAFNEPASSLSSRTRIKTLTEDTRIANSRFFDNDVSQVPKFALTVGVGTLLDAEEVMILVTGHHKALALQACVEGAVNHLWTISCLQLHRRGIVVCDEPATQELKVKTVKYFKELEKNVVR from the coding sequence ATGCGTTTAATACCACTAGAAACGGATCGTGATGTCAGCGTTTGGGCTGCTCGTTATATTGTTGATCGTATAAATGCTTTTAAACCAACTAAAGAGAAACCTTTCGTACTTGGCTTACCAACGGGTGGTACACCTGAAAAAACGTATAAAGAGTTAATTAAACTTTACCAAGCAGGTGAAGTGAGTTTCAAAAATGTGGTTACTTTTAATATGGATGAATATGTTGGCTTACCGAAAGAGCATCCTGAAAGCTATCACAGTTTTATGTTTAAGCATTTCTTCGATCACGTGGATATCCCACTTGAAAATATCAATATCCTCAACGGTATGGCTGAAGATGTGAATGCAGAATGTGAGCGTTATGAAGAAAAAATCCGTTCTTACGGTAAAATTCATCTCTTTATGGGCGGAGTCGGAGTAGATGGTCATATTGCATTTAATGAGCCTGCATCATCACTTTCTTCTCGTACTCGTATCAAAACATTAACGGAAGATACTCGTATTGCCAACTCTCGCTTTTTTGATAATGATGTAAGCCAAGTGCCAAAATTTGCTTTAACAGTGGGTGTAGGCACATTGCTTGATGCAGAAGAAGTCATGATTTTAGTTACAGGTCATCACAAAGCGTTAGCATTGCAGGCTTGTGTGGAAGGTGCGGTAAATCATCTTTGGACTATTAGCTGCTTACAGTTACATCGTCGTGGTATTGTGGTGTGTGATGAGCCAGCAACCCAAGAGCTGAAAGTAAAAACAGTTAAATATTTCAAAGAGTTAGAGAAAAATGTAGTGCGTTAA